A genomic stretch from Nymphalis io chromosome 25, ilAglIoxx1.1, whole genome shotgun sequence includes:
- the LOC126778277 gene encoding uncharacterized protein LOC126778277 isoform X1 codes for MIKKLFPLVFLVVVVAADDFGIKYVMRIYEDCQRTDGIVPCLKKKAILFFDRAARMEAIPLIAGVDIVKTSDMEIVPISENDIDANLPRNMDNKDEALTDMLWNRIAAFANSRTIQLSLPKMSGEELNKGVEEGRGKMKKMMGMMMMGAAMKMAAMIPLAIAGLFILAGKALIVSKIALLLAGIIALKKIIAQKNSGGGGGHESHGWSSGGGSSGGWDRRSYDASDLAYSGYKKD; via the exons ATGATCAAGAAATTATTTCCCTTAGTATTCCTTGTTGTTGTCGTCGCAGCAGATGACTTCGGAATAAAATACGTGATGAGGATATACGAAGACTGTCAGAGGACGGATGGGATAGTCCCTTGCTTGAAGAAGAAGGCTATCCTGTTCTTCGATAGGGCGGCTAGGATGGAAGCGATACCTTTGATCGCTGGTGTGGATATTGTGAAGACGTCTGATATGGAAATCGTGCCCATTAGTGAGAACGATATTGATGCGAACTTACCACGAAATATGGACAACAAGGATGAAGCATTGACAGATATGCTGTGGAACAGAATAGCGGCTTTCGCGAATTCAAGAACAATACAATTGTCACTCCCGAAAATGTCAGGCGAGGAGCTTAATAAGGGCGTTGAAGAAG GACGAGGTAAAATGAAGAAAATGATGGGCATGATGATGATGGGTGCAGCGATGAAGATGGCAGCGATGATCCCTCTTGCAATCGCTGGACTCTTCATACTAGCTGGGAAGGCACTGATAGTATCAAAG atCGCCTTACTTCTAGCTGGTATCATAGCGTTGAAAAAGATCATCGCCCAAAAGAACAGTGGCGGTGGCGGCGGTCACGAGAGCCACGGCTGGTCATCCGGAGGTGGTAGCAGTGGGGGCTGGGACCGTAGATCGTATGACGCATCCGACTTAGCGTACTCAGGGtacaaaaaagattaa
- the LOC126778268 gene encoding uncharacterized protein LOC126778268, whose amino-acid sequence MVPRGIIVLCFSVVLASASADSFGVGIKLLRRLYDDCEKSQEITKCFKIQAVKLVDRAARMEVLPLFDGFSLKRIADHGRAFPSSIPEGDLNSLSSEEVDKLLNLATSKLMQTHRVIISPTNIGTDVGRSLNEARSKLKKMIGPILAGVVIKGGFLAMAFQAIALIAGKALLIGKIALLLSAIIGLKKLVAGGEAHEKTTYEIVKHPQVSQSHTYSSSHYGNDFDTTGPGGHYRRSVEEEAAAQDRAYRAYAKKQ is encoded by the coding sequence ATGGTTCCCCGCGGGATAATCGTCCTGTGCTTTAGTGTCGTCCTGGCGTCGGCTTCAGCGGACAGCTTCGGAGTTGGCATCAAGCTTCTCAGAAGGTTGTATGACGACTGCGAGAAGTCACAGGAGATcacgaaatgttttaaaatccaAGCTGTTAAGTTGGTCGATCGCGCTGCTAGAATGGAAGTGCTTCCACTATTCGATGGCTTTTCCTTAAAACGGATCGCGGACCATGGCAGAGCGTTTCCCTCATCCATACCAGAAGGAGACTTGAATTCTTTGAGTTCAGAGGAAGTCGACAAACTTCTCAATCTAGCAACATCGAAGCTGATGCAAACGCATCGTGTTATAATATCACCTACTAATATTGGAACGGACGTCGGCCGGTCATTGAACGAAGCCAGGAGTAAATTGAAGAAAATGATAGGTCCAATATTAGCTGGAGTTGTGATCAAGGGAGGTTTTTTGGCTATGGCATTCCAAGCGATCGCTTTGATCGCTGGTAAGGCGCTGCTGATCGGTAAGATTGCCTTACTTTTATCTGCCATTATCGGATTAAAGAAACTGGTAGCAGGAGGCGAAGCGCACGAGAAAACAACGTACGAGATCGTCAAGCATCCACAGGTTTCACAGAGCCACACTTACTCGTCCTCACACTATGGCAATGACTTCGACACAACAGGTCCAGGAGGTCACTACAGAAGAAGCGTCGAAGAGGAGGCTGCAGCTCAGGACAGGGCTTACAGAGCATACGCTAAGAAGCAGTAA
- the LOC126778050 gene encoding uncharacterized protein LOC126778050, with translation MAGKFAAKFVILIILSVTVEIIPIQLQEGEELKENNVEGSHLNQCLSASGRSEIGVCFGKELLNQLNDYDETETFSLATGVSFVRDDKTPRNFGNFLDKDPMDFRSIMEDASNLISKRSLHWDLGTFYPGLVMRIGPTLANGVLEFVIDPRIKDRTYHQQGEVTTGRLLARNLLVPFLLGLKFHITTLLPLLLGLLLLASKKAFLLAKLALLAVTLFSGGSAWGGAPSYFNSFGSPSLSSYTSHENLGQYQGHHSSGGYYRDNRHLHPSDYFYKEKVAEPSTASPITPDELRDRLERLFITKKEDQREDTKIRNARNFAWTPINV, from the exons ATGGCTGGAAAATTTGCagcaaaatttgtaattttaatcattCTATCGGTGACTGTAGAAATTATACCGATACAATTACAGGAAGGCGaggaattaaaagaaaataacgtTGAAGGATCGCATTTGAATCAGTGCTTAAGTGCTTCTGGGCGTTCAGAAATAGGTGTATGCTTTGGAAAGGAATTGTTAAATCAATTGAACGATTATGACGAAACGGAAACTTTTAGTTTGGCAACTGGCGTGTCTTTTGTTAGAGATGATAAGACACCTAGGAACTTCGGCAACTTCCTGGACAAAGATCCTATGGATTTCCg gTCTATAATGGAAGATGCTAGTAACTTAATCTCAAAACGCTCCTTACATTGGGATCTTGGAACATTTTATCCTGGATTAGTCATGAGAATAGGCCCTACTCTAGCCAATGGTGTTTTAGAATTTGTTATTGATCCTAGAATAAAAGACAGAACATATCATCAACAAGGAGAAGTAACTACTG gtCGCTTATTGGCTAGAAACTTATTAGTACCATTTTTATTGGGTCTTAAGTTCCATATTACTACACTCCTGCCTTTGCTACTTGGTCTCCTATTGCTGGCAAGCAAAAAAGCATTTCTTCTGGCAAAATTAGCCCTTTTAGCTGTTACGTTGTTTAGTGGAGGATCAGCGTGGGGTGGTGCACCTTCTTACTTCAACAGTTTTGGAAGCCCTAGTCTATCTTCATACACTTCACATGAAAACCTTGGTCAATACCAAGGTCACCACAGCTCTGGAG GATACTACCGTGATAACAGACATCTTCACCCTAGCGATTACTTTTATAAAGAGAAAGTAGCTGAACCATCCACTGCTTCTCCTATCACACCAGACGAACTAAGAGATAGACTGGAGAGACTATTCATAACCAAGAAAGAGGATCAAAGAGAAGACACTAAAATACGAAACGCAAGAAACTTCGCTTGGACACCTATCAATGTATAA